The proteins below come from a single Malus domestica chromosome 03, GDT2T_hap1 genomic window:
- the LOC114823895 gene encoding probable NAD(P)H dehydrogenase (quinone) FQR1-like 3 yields the protein MATTKIYIVYYSLHGHVEIMAREIHRGVNSVEGVEATLWQVPETLSSVILQKVKAPPKADDVPEIRPEQLVEADGFLFGSPSRFGVMASQFKAFFDATEEIWKKQALAGKPAGIFWSTGFHGGGQELTALTTVTQLAHHGMIFVPLGYTFGSGMFEMDAVKGGSAYGSGTFAADGSRQPTELELQQAFYQGKYVAQIAKKLKN from the exons ATGGCTACTACGAAGATATACATCGT GTACTACTCCTTGCATGGACATGTAGAGATTATGGCACGTGAAATACATCGTGGAGTTAATTCGGTTGAAGGTGTTGAAGCAACACTTTGGCAG GTGCCCGAGACGCTCTCCAGTGTCATACTGCAAAAGGTGAAGGCCCCTCCTAAGGCAGATGATGTGCCGGAAATAAGGCCAGAGCAGCTTGTGGAAGCTGATGGATTCCTCTTTGGCTCACCTTCTCGTTTTGGTGTGATGGCATCACAGTTCAAGGCCTTCTTTGATGCCACCGAAGAGATATGGAAAAAGCAAGCGCTTGCTGGCAAACCTGCTGGAATCTTCTGGAGTACAGGATTTCATGGCGGAGGGCAGGAGCTTACCGC ATTAACAACCGTAACACAGTTGGCACATCATGGCATGATTTTTGTGCCTCTTGGGTACACCTTCGGGAGCGGCATGTTTGAGATGGACGCTGTAAAGGGTGGATCAGCTTATGGCTCTGGAACTTTTGCGGCAGACGGATCACGTCAACCAACAGAGCTAGAACTCCAGCAGGCATTTTACCAGGGTAAATATGTGGCTCAAATTGCAAAGAAACTCAAAAATTAA
- the LOC139194618 gene encoding uncharacterized protein, which translates to MDLNLELHPDKGPNAPNALAEFQALQSSFEILKDEKDRKKFDDLVRVKRDQQRLHSQPNASYHLQHNASHNSQHNADDFEARQRAAMHAKKKAKVAATAFSVPKLDQEKVLIVPLNEDGEEYTERRLRDFFSRIGKVARVLFKNRG; encoded by the exons ATGG ATCTGAATTTGGAGTTGCACCCGGATAAGGGACCAAATGCCCCAAATGCCCTTGCCGAATTCCAAGCTCTCCAGTCATCCTTTGAGATCCTCAAGGATGAAAAGGACAGGAAAAAGTTTGATGATTTGGTAAGAGTAAAGAGAGACCAGCAACGCCTCCATTCACAGCCCAATGCCAGCTACCATCTGCAGCACAATGCCAGCCACAATTCGCAGCACAATGCCGATGATTTTGAAGCAAGACAACGAGCTGCAATGCACGCGAAGAAAAAGGCGAAGGTGGCAGCAACAGCTTTTTCTGTTCCTAAATTGGATCAGGAGAAGgtgcttatagttcctttgaacGAGGATGGTGAAGAGTACACGGAGAGGAGGTTGAGAGATTTCTTCTCGAGGATTGGCAAGGTCGCCAGAGTCCTCTTCAAAAACAGAGGTTAG
- the LOC103447659 gene encoding anthranilate synthase alpha subunit 2, chloroplastic-like — protein METLAGGSRQLTSNLASPSAVFVNFHNRAPNSLALLRAIPRVRTLRCLALSSPSLADQSEKFVEASKKGNLIPLYRSIFSDHLTPVLAYRCLVKEDDRDAPSFLFESVEPGSKDSNVGRYSVIGAQPSIEIVAKENMVTIMDHREGCRTEEIVEDPMTVPRRIMEGWTPQLLDELPEAFCGGWVGFFSYDTVRYVEKKKLPFPSAPPDDRNLPDVHLGLYDDVIVFDHVEKKAHVIHWVQLDQYSSVEEAFSDGINRLETLVSRVHDIVTPRLPAGSIEFNTQHFGTKLEDSSLTSEEYKEAVLKAKEHILAGDIFQIVLSQRFERRTFADPFEIYRALRIVNPSPYMTYLQARGCILVASSPEILTRVKKQTITNRPLAGTVRRGKTPKEDLMLEKQLLNDEKQRAEHIMLVDLGRNDVGKVSKPGSVKVEKLMNIERYSHVMHISSTVTGELRDDLTSWDVLRTALPVGTVSGAPKVKAMELIDKLEVTRRGPYSGGFGGISFSGNMDIALALRTIVFPTSFRYDTMYSYKDANKRREWVAHLQAGAGIVADSDPADEQRECENKAAALARAIDLAESSFVDK, from the exons ATGGAAACCCTAGCTGGTGGCTCCCGCCAACTGACGTCAAATCTCGCGTCGCCGTCAGCGGTCTTCGTTAACTTTCATAACAGAGCCCCCAACTCTCTAGCTCTGCTTCGCGCCATTCCCCGTGTCCGTACATTGAGATGCTTGGCCCTCTCATCTCCCTCATTGG CCGACCAATCAGAGAAGTTTGTAGAGGCCTCGAAGAAGGGGAATTTAATTCCTCTATATCGGAGCATATTCTCGGATCATCTAACTCCTGTGCTTGCTTACCGGTGTCTGGTTAAGGAGGATGATAGAGATGCCCCAAGTTTTCTGTTTGAGTCAGTTGAGCCGGGTTCCAAAGACTCCAATGTT GGGCGGTACAGTGTTATTGGGGCCCAACCATCCATCGAAATTGTAGCAAAAGAGAACATGGTTACCATTATGGACCATAGAGAAGGTTGTAGGACGGAGGAGATCGTGGAGGATCCAATGACTGTTCCTCGGAGAATCATGGAGGGATGGACACCCCAACTTCTTGATGAACTTCCAGAAGCATTTTGTG GCGGCTGGGTTGGTTTCTTCTCTTATGATACAGTACGTTATGTTGAGAAGAAAAAGCTGCCGTTTCCGAGTGCACCGCCAGATGACAGAAATCTTCCTGATGTTCATCTTGGTCTTTATGACGATGTGATAGTGTTCGATCATGTGGAGAAG AAAGCTCATGTAATTCACTGGGTGCAATTAGATCAATATTCTTCTGTTGAGGAGGCCTTCAGTGATGGAATAAATAGATTGGAAACACTGGTATCTAGAGTGCATGACATTGTCAC CCCGAGGCTGCCTGCAGGTTCAATAGAGTTCAACACTCAACATTTTGGTACTAAATTGGAGGACTCAAGCTTGACAAGTGAGGAATATAAGGAAGCAGTTTTGAAAGCTAAAGAACACATTCTAGCTGGGGATATATTTCAGATTGTATTAAGCCAGCGTTTTGAGAGGCGAACATTTGCAGACCCATTTGAAATTTACCGTGCATTGAGGATAGTTAATCCAAGTCCATATATGACTTATTTACAG GCTAGAGGCTGTATTTTGGTTGCGTCAAGTCCAGAAATTCTGACACGTGTTAAGAAG CAAACGATCACCAACCGGCCTCTTGCTGGGACTGTTAGAAGAGGAAAAACACCTAAAGAAGATTTAATGCTGGAAAAGCAGCTTTTGAATGATGAAAAGCAACGTGCAGAGCATATTATGCTTGTAGATTTGGGGAGGAATGATGTCGGGAAG gtTTCAAAACCGGGTTCTGTCAAGGTTGAGAAGCTCATGAACATTGAGCGGTATTCCCATGTCATGCACATAAGTTCAACA GTCACGGGAGAGTTACGTGATGATTTAACTAGCTGGGATGTTCTGCGTACTGCGTTGCCGGTTGGGACTGTCAGTGGAGCACCAAAG GTGAAAGCCATGGAGCTGATCGATAAGCTGGAAGTGACTAGACGTGGTCCATACAGTGGTGGTTTTGGAGGAATTTCATTTTCTGGCAACATGGACATCGCTCTAGCTCTTAGAACTATTGTTTTCCCAACTAGTTTTCGGTATGATACAATGTATTCATACAAGGACGCAAACAAGCGCAGAGAGTGGGTTGCTCATCTTCAAGCCGGGGCTGGTATTGTCGCTGACAGCGATCCAGCTGACGAGCAGAGGGAGTGCGAGAACAAAGCTGCTGCTCTTGCGCGCGCAATTGACCTTGCAGAGTCCTCGTTCGTTGATAAATGA